The Thermodesulfobacterium sp. TA1 sequence AAATTTTTTTAGGTAAGACATACGGATGGGTTTTCCTTTTTATGCTTTCTATAAGATAGATAAAACCAGCTATTCCAATACCTCCAGCACAAAGTACGTAATTTTCGAGCTTAGGAAAAGGGTTCCCTAAAGGACCCAAAAACTCGATTTTACTTCCTGGCTGAACCAAAGATAAGGCTTTTGTCCCTTTCCCTACCACTTGATAAAGTACATAAAAACTGTTTTTTCGTACATCATGGATGGTAAAAGGTCTGGGGATAAGAGGGTCAATCCTTTCGTTGATTTTGATTTTTACAAACTGGCCTGGGTTAAACCTAACAATTAAATCCAAATCTGTTTTTATTTTTAAAAGATAAATATTTTGAGAAACAGGCAGGTTTTTTATAACCTCACCCTGATACATCTTAAAAAATTTCCTCTAAAAAGGAAAGGGATTTATGAGCCCTGAACTTTTCCCTCAATTCTTGTAAAATCTCTCTAAAGTTTTTTTCTTCTTTAACCGGGGTTCGGTAAAGGGTACCTACCCAAGACTTTAGTTCTTTTTCATCTGGAAGAATAGGTAGCTCGTCCACGTCTATGTTAGAAAGAAGATAAGCAGGAACCTCCTCCACCTGCCCCTCTTTGTAATCCTTTAAAAACTTTAAAAGTTCAAAAAAATTACCGTAAACTCCACCAAGGTCTATGTTTTCTACTAATTGTAGGGTAAGGGTACCAACCTGGAACAAAAAAGGAGGCAAAAAAGCCTCTCCTTTTTCACAGCTCTCAACAGAAGCCATAACCCTGCACATGAGGGGACGATAGGGATAGATTAAACAAAGTCCTTTTTCATCCAAAAAAGGGCAAGGTGATAGATTAGCTGGCAACTCCTCTAAAGGGGGCTCTGTGCCTTGAAGATAACAAAGAAGAGTCTGATTATGGGTAAGCTTAGGTCTTGGATAATCTTTATCCTCTGCTAACCTTTTTAAAATCTCAGGGTTAGCCTTTTCTAAGATGTAGTAAGCCTCTAAGGAAGTAACAAAAACTCTTTCAGTACAACAAAGATTACAACCAGGTTTACAAAAAAGTTCCCAAGACTTATAGGTTTTATCTAAATGTTCGTAAAGTTTTTGTAATAAATTAAGTTTGGTAGAAACTTCAAAATCTAAAAAAACGTTAATCGCAGAACCTCCAGTTTATTTTTCTTTTAATTTTAAACAGTTTTTATCAAAATACAACCGCCTTTAAGCCCCCAAAAAAAAACCTAAAACGCTAAAAACTTCAATTTTTTAACCTTTTTACGCCTAAAAATTTAAAAAAGATCTTTTTTTTTACAAATTACTTGACTTTTGTAAATTTTTTGTTATTCTCTTCTTTAGAAGAACATCTCAAAAAGTTTTATTATGTTTAAAAACTTCTATAACTTCAAAAACTTCAAAAGTCAATTAAAAGACCTTCATTTAATAGTTTGGCTGTTTTTTTGTATTTTTCTTTTGATGACCTATCAGGTTGAGGCTAAGACTAAAACCAAACCTAAAAAAACCTTAGTTAATACCAAAACCTATAACAAACAAACGATTTATACGGTTAAAAAAGGTGATACCCTCTTTAGTATCGCCAAAAAATTTGGATTATCGGTAGAAGAATTAAAACAGACCAATCACTTAAAAAGTAATAATTTAAAACCTGGGCAAATTTTAAAGATTGTCGTATCTCAACCACCTTCTAAAGTTAGAAATTTAACCACAAAAGCCCCTTCTATTAAGCAAAATTTAAATTCAGAACCTTTGATTTATGTAGTTCAAAAGGGGGATACCCTTTTCAGTATTGCTAAAAGATTTGGGGTATCTGTAGAAGAACTTAAAAACTTAAACCAACTCTCTGAAAATTCTTTAAAGGTGGGACAAACTTTAAAAATCGGTAACCCTTCAGAAACAACTAAAATGATTTCTTTGAAAGATGAAAGGTCTCAATCCTTAAGTAGTAACTCTAAGGATGATGTTTTAATCCAATCTCAGCCTATAGAAACTACAAAGATAAAATGGATAACTTATAAAGTTCAAAAAGGGGATACCCTTTTTAGTATTGCTAAAAAGTTTGGTATTTCGGTAGAAGAATTAAAACGTATAAACAATCTTAGATATTCTAAATTAAGCGTAGGGCAGGTGCTAAAAATCAAAGAAACTAAAGTTGTTGTTCAAGAGAAAGTGAACTTGCCTAAGTTGAAACAGACTTTTTCTTCTGATTTTGTCTGGCACAAGGTAAAAGAAGGTGAAACTTTATACAACATATCTTTAAGATATGCTATCCCTATAGAAGATATCAAAAAACTAAACAACCTTGAGGATAATGTAATTTTTGTAGGCCAGGATTTAAAAATCCCAACCTATGGAAATGAACCACCTTTTGTGTTAGAAAATCCTGCTATGGCCTTTCAAGAAAAAGAAAAATCTTACAGCTTTTCTGATTTATTTTTAAACAAATCGTTCTTAGACCAAGAAGATGAAAAATTATTAAAAGATAAATTTATGGCGATAGCTCAACAATACGAAGAGTATCGTTATAAATTAGGAGGAAACGGCAACGGATATATGGACTGTTCGATGTTTGTGAAAAAGGTATTTGAAAATTTAGGGCTAACTTTACCAAGGACTTCAAGAGAGCAATTTATGGTAGGTATTCCTGTGCCTAAAGAAGAGCTTATTCCAGGAGATTTAGTGTTTTTTGTTAGAAATCATAGATCTGAAAGGATTAGCCATGTAGGTATTTATATTGGAAACAATCGCTTTATTCATTTTTCTTCAACTAAGAAAGGATTGGCTATAGATTCCTTAGATAGTAATTATTTTAAAACCCGATTTGTAGGAGCTAAAAGGGTGCTTAAAAGTTCTATCTTATTCAACCTTACTTCTTTTCCTGAAGATATCGGCTCTTAATTTAAGTCTTTAAAAAACTTGGGTTAAACACCTTAACCTCTTTTTTTCAGGTTGCATTTTCAAAGATTTGTTTTACATTAAAAATATGGAGAATCAAGATAAGGTTATAAGTCTTGAAGATTGGATAAATCTTTTTTGGGACTTCCAAGAAGAAGATATAAAGTATTTTCAAGATTTGGTCTCTAATAATAAACCTTTTGATCCAGGAGAAGTTTTAAACAACATAAAAGAAAGGGTAAGAACAAGAAAGATTTTTTATCAATTTTATAGGTATCTATCTAAAAAAAATTTTTCTTTTGACCTTTCCGGAGATTTAGAACAAAAACTAAATGCTCTTTTTTACAGAGAAGAAATGATTACAAAGATGATAAATAAGGTTTTAGAGATTCTTTCTGTAATGGTAGGTATTGAGGAACAGAAGATACTTTTTGAAGTCTCTATTAACCCTCCGATTTTTCACTAAAAAGTCTTTTTGAGGTTTGAGTATGCTAAGCGAAAAAGAAGTTTTAGAAAAGGCCAAAAGTGTTTTAGAAATCGAAAAAGCAGGTTTAGAAGAGATTATTAAAAATCTTGATGAGGCTTTTGTAAAAGCTGTAGAAATGGTTTTACAAACTAAAGGAAGGGTAGTAGTTACCGGAGTAGGTAAAAGCGGACTTATAGGAAGAAAAATTGCAGCTACCCTCTCTTCTACTGGAACTCCAGCTTTTTTCCTTCATCCAGTAGAGGCTTTACACGGAGACTTAGGTATGGTAACCCCTGAAGATGTAGTGCTTGCGCTTTCTTATTCAGGAAATACCCTTGAGGTTTGTGAGTTAGTAGCTATTCTAAAAAAAAGAAGCATAAAAATCATCAGTATTACAGGAAACAAAGAAAGCCGTTTAGCCCAACTTTCAGATATAGTTATTAACGGGAAAGTACCTATGGAGGCATGTCCTTTTAATCTTGCCCCTACCACCAGCACCACCGCTTGTTTAGCTTTAGGAGATGCCTTAGCCATTTGCCTTTTTGAAATAAAAGGGTTAGGATCAGAAGACTTTAGGAAAAACCATCCAGGAGGCTCCTTAGGAGAAAGACTTAAGGTAAAAGTAAGAGAAATAATGCTCACCGGCGAAAATATCCCTAAGGTTTTTCAAGGAACCCCTCTTAAAGAAGCCATAAAAGAGATAGACCAAAAAAAGTTAGGTTGTGTATTGATAGTAAATCAGTTTAACGCCCTTATGGGGATTATTACCGATGGAGATTTAAGAAGAATTTTTCTTAAATATGGCATTATCGATCATCTAAAGGTAGAAGAAGTTATGACCAAAAACCCTAAAACCATCCAAGACACCGCTTTGGCTTATGAGGCTTTGGAAATAATGGAAAAACATCTTATTACGGTTTTACCGGTAGTAAATTTTGAAGGAAAACTTATCGGTATTCTCCACCTTCATGATGTTTTAGGAAAAGGAACTTTTAAATTTACGGTGTAAAAATTCTAATAAATAGTTTAAGTTTTCTTCTAAAGGTTTAGTTGCTTCTAAAGTTAAGTGATTAAACCAAGGGAGTAAGTTTAGGTAATTTTTTCTTACTTTTACCAAAAATTCGGTCTTTTCAAAAAAGGTGAGGTTTTCTCTGGTATCCTTAAGCCTTTTTAAGGCTTCTTCTATCGAAAGGTCTAAATAAACCACTAAATCTGGCAAAGGGGCTATGGTTTCGTTTTCCAAAAGTAAACCTTTAAGGTCAAAACCTTGGGCCCCTTGATAGGATAGGGTAGAAAGATAATACCTATCTAAAACTACCCAAACTCCTTCGTTAAGCTTGGGAAGGACAACATGTTTAACATTCCAAAACCTATCCTTTAAAAAAAGTTCCTTTAACTCTAAAGGAGAGGCTTCTTTTTTTTGCAGCTTTTCTCTTAAAACCTTACCAAAAGGTCCCTCTATTGTAGGCTCACAACCCCAAAACACCTTAATCCCTAAATTTTCTAAGGCTTTGACTAAAAGCTTACTAAGAGTGGTTTTACCTGAACCGTCTATTCCCTCAAAAACGATCAACCTACCTTTTCTTTTAAACTCTACCTTAAGCCTTTCTGCCAAAAAATCTCGATTTTCAGGGGTAAGTTCACACCTTAAAGCCGGTGTAAAAGACCAAATCTTTTTCAAAAAAGGGTCTTCTCCCTTACCTATGGTTGCTAATAAAAATTGAGAAGAACCTAAAATCTTTTCTATAAATCTACAAAACTTTGGAGACAAAGCTTCCATCTTGCCTATTTCGTCTATCAACCAAAAAACCTTATCGTTGTCTATCTCCTTTTTGTTTTCGTCTAAAAGAACCTCTAAACCTTCTAAAAAAACTACATAGCTACCTATAGTAGGAAATTTATCTAAATCCTTACTCCCTACAACCAGATCTTTTCTTTTAGCAAAAAGAAATTCTTTAGAAGAAGTAAGGTCTAAAAGTTTAAAACCTGTTCTTTTACTATCTTCTCGGATTTCTTTAGTAATAAAACCTCTCAATTTAAATCGAGGTTCTATTTCTTTTTTAAAAAATCTAAATAGCTTTTCTACTAAAGTAGTTTTTCCTACTCCAGGTTCTCCGGTAATAAAAAGTTTAGCCCTAGGACCATTTAAAAACATCGATTATTTCTTGATTTTTTTGTTGACTTTTTAATAGGTTTTGAAGATAAAAGGACGTAAGTAGCTCCTAACCCCCCATCACAAGGTCTAGCAGAACAAAAAGCTATAACATACTTTCTAAAAGGCCCTTTTTCAAGCCATTCTTTTACTTTGGTTTTAAGAACGGGTTCTTTTTTAGAAGAAAGACCTCTGCCGTGGATAATAAGGACACAATTGTCTCCGTTTAAAATAGCCTCTTTCAAAAAATCTTCAAAGGCTATTTTGGCTTCTTCTACAAACATTCCTCTAAGGTTTAAAGTTCTTTTTATCGCAAACCTCCCTTCTCTTAGGTCATATAACAAGCTTTTATAAACCTTAGAAGAAACACCCTCGATATATTCTGAAGTAAGCCAAACTTTTAGGTCTATTCTCTTAGGAGGCCACTCCTTTTTGACTTCCCAAAAGGGTTTTTTATGAGAAAAAAAATAAAAAAAATTTTTTTCTTTAAGAGGTTTAACCTTTTTAACTACCTCAGACCATTCTTTCTCTTCAGATAAAAAGGGCTTTTCCAAAGCTAAAGGATCATCTAATTCTAAATTTTTTCGGGGAATACTTAACCCTAAGTATTCCCCGAGGACTTCAAAAGGACGTTGCATAAAAGTTATTTCTTCAACCCTTTCTCAAAAACTCTTTCGCATTTCTTAGCCGCTGCTTCAGCTTTTTGGGTAGCTTCCTCAGCCTTGTTAGCGGCTTCTATAGCTTTTTGGGAAGCCTGTTTAGCCTCAGCTGCCTCAACTTTTAAATTATCTAATTGAGATTTTAGACTTTCTACCTGAAGTTTTAAAGCATTTAGTTCATCTTCTACTTTTTTAACACATTCTGGACAGGCTGGTGGCTGCTGAGAAGGCTGCTGAGCTACCGCTTTTTCTGGGTTTTCTACCGGACAAGCGCAACCAAAAGCCAACATCCCTGAAAAAATTACACCTAAAAATTTAATCCATCCTTTTTTCATCGCTGATACCTCCTTTTAATTTATTTAGCCTTTAATACACCCCATAGGGATTAACTTAGCTACCTTTTTGGTAAGCCCGGCTTTGCAAGTAGCCTCTATTACCTCGTTAACATCTTTATAGGCCTCTGGAGCCTCTTCACATAAACCTCTTTTAGACTTAGCCATGACGATTATGCCTTTTTTACGAAGGTCTTCTATGATTTGGTCTGCCCTAAAAAATTTTAAGGCTTGATTTCTGCTCATCGTCCTTCCTGCACCATGACAGGCAGAACCAAAGGCTTTTTCTTCACCTTCAGCTGTACCAACCAAAATATAAGAGGCTGTTCCCATAGACCCACCGATGATAACCGGCTGTCCTACCCCCTGATAAGCCAAAGGTAACTCTTTTCTCCCAGGCCCCCACGCTCTGGTAGCACCTTTACGATGGACATAAAGTTTTTTGAGTTTACCTTCGACTAAATGATATTCAACCTTACAAGTATTATGGCTTACATCATAAAGTATCTTGAGTTTTATCCCTGGAAATACTTCTTGAAAAACAGTCCTTACCAAGTGGGTGATTACCTGTCGATTGGCTAAGGCACAGTTTACTCCACAAACCATCGCCTTAAAATAACTTTCACCTTCAGGGGAATTGATAGGGGCACAAACCAACTCTTTTTCCTTGATAGGAATCCCATATTTTCTTGCAGCCTTAGCTAAAACAGGAAGATAATCGGTAGCGATTTGATGTCCTAAAGCACGAGACCCACAATGAAAAGTTACTACTACTTGATTTTTAAAAAGACCAAAGGCTTGAGCTACTTCTTGATTATAGATTTCTGCTACATACTGAATTTCTAAATAATGGTTGCCAGACCCTAAAGTACCAATCTGTCTGTGCTGTCTTTTTTTGGCTTCCATCGAAACACATCCAGGGTCTGCCCCTGACATACAACCCTTTTCTTCTATATACTCTAAATCCTCAAGCTCTCCATATCCTTTTTTGACCGCCCATTTAGCCCCCTCAACAAGGACCTCATCTAATTGAGAAGGAGAAAGTTTAATAGTCCCCTCAGAGCCTATCCCCGAAGGAACGGTTTCAAAGAGCATTTTTACCAAAGTTTCTATATAAGGTTCTACTTCCCCTTTTTCTAAAGGGGTTAGAAGGGTTCTCACTCCACAAGAAATATCGTATCCTACCCCTCCAACCGAAATTATTCCTCCTTCCTCAGGGTCAAAGGCAGCTACCCCCCCGATAGGAAAACCATAACCCCAGTGAGCATCTGGCATGGCAAGAGAAGCCTTAACTATTCCTGGAAGGCTGGCTACATTACATACCTGCTCATAGACCTTATCATCCATTTCTTCTATTAACCTTTGACTAGCAAAGATCTTCCCCGGAACTCTCATGTCTCCTACAGGAAGAATTTCCCATTCATATTCCGAGACTTTTTTTAATTTCTTAATTTCCATATAAGACCTAACTACCAAAAAAATTTTTGTGTTAAATTTTATTAATAAATTTATTTTAAAACCTGTACTTTTAAAAGTCAAGAACTTGAAAAGTTTATAAAACCATCTATACCATCCTTTTTTCGAGTTTAGACCAAATATGACCTTGTAGCAAGGTATCGGATAAAACCGATATAGTAATAAATTAGCTTAGGTATAAAATAAAAACAGCCCAGAAAGAATGTTTTATATTATATTTCAATATCTCAATTTAAGAGACTTTTTATTTTTGGTTTTTGTGGTATAAATAGAGTATGTTTCACGGAACGACGGTTATTGCAGTCAAAAGGAATGGGAAAGTTGCCATAGCTGGTGATGGCCAGGTCACTTTTGGTAATACTATTTTAAAACACAAAGCTAAAAAAATTAGAAAATTATATAAAGGTAATGTAATAGTTGGTTTTGCCGGAGCTACCGCAGACGCTTTAACTCTTTTTGAACGGTTAGAAAAAAAACTTGAAGCTTATGGTGGACAACTTTTAAGGGCTGCGGTAGAGCTTGCTAAGGACTGGAGGACAGACAAAATTTTGAGAAGGCTTGAAGCTTTTCTTATAGCCTGTGATAAAGAACATATTCTTCTTATCTCAGGGGCAGGGGATGTAGTAGAACCAGATGAAGATGTAGTTGCTATCGGTTCAGGTGGTCCGATGGCTTTAGCAGTAGCCAAGGCCTTGCTTCGGTTTTCTTCTCTTTCTGCTAAAGAAATCGCAGAAACTGCCATTAAAATCGCAGGTGAAATCTGCATCTACACCAATTCAGAAATAACGGTTG is a genomic window containing:
- a CDS encoding dihydroorotate dehydrogenase electron transfer subunit, which gives rise to MYQGEVIKNLPVSQNIYLLKIKTDLDLIVRFNPGQFVKIKINERIDPLIPRPFTIHDVRKNSFYVLYQVVGKGTKALSLVQPGSKIEFLGPLGNPFPKLENYVLCAGGIGIAGFIYLIESIKRKTHPYVLPKKIFYGARTAEDLVCYPFLKDMRSKVQVATEDGSKGYKGFITELLQKYLTKDKADILACGPLPMLKAVAKITQDFGVKAYLTMETFLSCGTGFCKGCVIPLKNGNYVHLCVDGPTLLAEEIDFEAIS
- a CDS encoding LysM peptidoglycan-binding domain-containing protein; its protein translation is MFKNFYNFKNFKSQLKDLHLIVWLFFCIFLLMTYQVEAKTKTKPKKTLVNTKTYNKQTIYTVKKGDTLFSIAKKFGLSVEELKQTNHLKSNNLKPGQILKIVVSQPPSKVRNLTTKAPSIKQNLNSEPLIYVVQKGDTLFSIAKRFGVSVEELKNLNQLSENSLKVGQTLKIGNPSETTKMISLKDERSQSLSSNSKDDVLIQSQPIETTKIKWITYKVQKGDTLFSIAKKFGISVEELKRINNLRYSKLSVGQVLKIKETKVVVQEKVNLPKLKQTFSSDFVWHKVKEGETLYNISLRYAIPIEDIKKLNNLEDNVIFVGQDLKIPTYGNEPPFVLENPAMAFQEKEKSYSFSDLFLNKSFLDQEDEKLLKDKFMAIAQQYEEYRYKLGGNGNGYMDCSMFVKKVFENLGLTLPRTSREQFMVGIPVPKEELIPGDLVFFVRNHRSERISHVGIYIGNNRFIHFSSTKKGLAIDSLDSNYFKTRFVGAKRVLKSSILFNLTSFPEDIGS
- a CDS encoding SIS domain-containing protein; translation: MLSEKEVLEKAKSVLEIEKAGLEEIIKNLDEAFVKAVEMVLQTKGRVVVTGVGKSGLIGRKIAATLSSTGTPAFFLHPVEALHGDLGMVTPEDVVLALSYSGNTLEVCELVAILKKRSIKIISITGNKESRLAQLSDIVINGKVPMEACPFNLAPTTSTTACLALGDALAICLFEIKGLGSEDFRKNHPGGSLGERLKVKVREIMLTGENIPKVFQGTPLKEAIKEIDQKKLGCVLIVNQFNALMGIITDGDLRRIFLKYGIIDHLKVEEVMTKNPKTIQDTALAYEALEIMEKHLITVLPVVNFEGKLIGILHLHDVLGKGTFKFTV
- the tmk gene encoding dTMP kinase, with product MFLNGPRAKLFITGEPGVGKTTLVEKLFRFFKKEIEPRFKLRGFITKEIREDSKRTGFKLLDLTSSKEFLFAKRKDLVVGSKDLDKFPTIGSYVVFLEGLEVLLDENKKEIDNDKVFWLIDEIGKMEALSPKFCRFIEKILGSSQFLLATIGKGEDPFLKKIWSFTPALRCELTPENRDFLAERLKVEFKRKGRLIVFEGIDGSGKTTLSKLLVKALENLGIKVFWGCEPTIEGPFGKVLREKLQKKEASPLELKELFLKDRFWNVKHVVLPKLNEGVWVVLDRYYLSTLSYQGAQGFDLKGLLLENETIAPLPDLVVYLDLSIEEALKRLKDTRENLTFFEKTEFLVKVRKNYLNLLPWFNHLTLEATKPLEENLNYLLEFLHRKFKSSFS
- a CDS encoding Smr/MutS family protein; amino-acid sequence: MQRPFEVLGEYLGLSIPRKNLELDDPLALEKPFLSEEKEWSEVVKKVKPLKEKNFFYFFSHKKPFWEVKKEWPPKRIDLKVWLTSEYIEGVSSKVYKSLLYDLREGRFAIKRTLNLRGMFVEEAKIAFEDFLKEAILNGDNCVLIIHGRGLSSKKEPVLKTKVKEWLEKGPFRKYVIAFCSARPCDGGLGATYVLLSSKPIKKSTKKSRNNRCF
- a CDS encoding alanine-zipper protein, producing the protein MKKGWIKFLGVIFSGMLAFGCACPVENPEKAVAQQPSQQPPACPECVKKVEDELNALKLQVESLKSQLDNLKVEAAEAKQASQKAIEAANKAEEATQKAEAAAKKCERVFEKGLKK
- a CDS encoding RtcB family protein codes for the protein MEIKKLKKVSEYEWEILPVGDMRVPGKIFASQRLIEEMDDKVYEQVCNVASLPGIVKASLAMPDAHWGYGFPIGGVAAFDPEEGGIISVGGVGYDISCGVRTLLTPLEKGEVEPYIETLVKMLFETVPSGIGSEGTIKLSPSQLDEVLVEGAKWAVKKGYGELEDLEYIEEKGCMSGADPGCVSMEAKKRQHRQIGTLGSGNHYLEIQYVAEIYNQEVAQAFGLFKNQVVVTFHCGSRALGHQIATDYLPVLAKAARKYGIPIKEKELVCAPINSPEGESYFKAMVCGVNCALANRQVITHLVRTVFQEVFPGIKLKILYDVSHNTCKVEYHLVEGKLKKLYVHRKGATRAWGPGRKELPLAYQGVGQPVIIGGSMGTASYILVGTAEGEEKAFGSACHGAGRTMSRNQALKFFRADQIIEDLRKKGIIVMAKSKRGLCEEAPEAYKDVNEVIEATCKAGLTKKVAKLIPMGCIKG
- the hslV gene encoding ATP-dependent protease subunit HslV, whose protein sequence is MFHGTTVIAVKRNGKVAIAGDGQVTFGNTILKHKAKKIRKLYKGNVIVGFAGATADALTLFERLEKKLEAYGGQLLRAAVELAKDWRTDKILRRLEAFLIACDKEHILLISGAGDVVEPDEDVVAIGSGGPMALAVAKALLRFSSLSAKEIAETAIKIAGEICIYTNSEITVEEL